Below is a genomic region from Leucobacter exalbidus.
TGCCTCGGTGATCGAGACCACCGCGGGCAGTGCGGCGCGCACCTGCTGTACGCCGCCGTCGACCGAGCGTACTCCCGAGACCGCGCCGTCAGCGACCTCGACGGTGCTGACGCGACTGACGAGGGGCACGCTGAGGTGCTCGGCGATCGCGGCGGGCACCATGCCACCCGAGCCGTCGGTCGAGGAGTTGCCCGCGATCACGAGGTCGAAGCCGGCGCGCTTGATAGCGGCGGCGAGAGCCTCGGCCGTGAGCGTCAGATCGGCGCCCTGCAGTGCCTCATCAACGATCTGAATCGCGCCGTGCGCACCCATTGCGAGCGCCTTGCGAATCGTGGTGACCGCGCCCTCGGGGGCCAGCGTGAGCACCGTAATCTCGGTGCCTTCGTGCCCGTCTGCGTAGCTTAGGGCCACCTCGAGCGCGCGCTCTGAAATCTCGTCGAGCACCGACTCACTCGCGCCGCGATCGGCGAGGCCGGTTTCGAGGTTGAGTGTACGATCCCCGTACGTGTCTGGGACTTCTTTGACCAAGACGATCAGCTTCATCGATATCTCCTTCACCGTGTGACCCCAGCCTACAATAAATAACAAGCAAGCGCTTGGTTATTCTTGTTTTGGTGAAAACTTGCCCCGCTGAGCGAGACTTCACGGCGCAAAAGCGGCCCTCGGTGATAGCTTTCTCGCCGTTACCGCGCCGCGAACGCTTGAATGCGCTTTTCTGCTTCGGCCGTCACCGAGGTCGCCCCGATCGTGCGGGCCTCTTCAGCGAGCTGCTCGCGAAAACTGCGCGACGGCTGCGAACGAATCAGGCGCTTCGCCTGACCATATGCGTAGGCGGCGCCATCGACCCAGTGCCGGGCGATCGTTTCGGCCCGCTCAAGTACCGCGTCATCTGCGACGACCTCGGCAACGAGCCCCCACTCCTGCGCCTCTTTCGCAGGCAACAACCGGTCCTGCAGCGTGAGCTGCAGCGCGCGCCGTTCACCCACCGCGCGGGCCAGTAACGCCGTCACCGACAGGTCGGGGGTGAGCCCGACGCCGGCATACAGTGCGCCGACGCGTGAGGACTCCCCCACCACTGCGTAGTCGCTCGCAAGCAGCACGCCGAGCCCGCCGCCAGCGGTGGTGCCGTGGGCAGCCGCGACCACGGGGATCGATGATTCGACGAGCGCCGCGAGGCCCACGTTGATCACCTCGGCCAGCGAGGTGAGCGCGTCTTCGCGGTCAGGCATCTCAGCCATGGCGCGCACGTCGCCGCCGGCACAGAAAGCACGCCCCTCGGCGGCGATGATGATCGCGCGCGTCTCGGGATGCGCCAGAGCATCGGTGACCGCGGCGACCCAGGCGTGGGCCATATCTGCGTCGAACGCATTCAGGCTCGCGGGGCGGTTCAGAGTAATACGGGCAATGCCGGCGTCGATGCCGAGCAATACGGAGGCAGTCATGCCAAGAGCCTAAGGGAAACTGCCACCCGCGCGCACGCGAGTCCGACTGAACGGAACCGCATCTGCGGCGAGAGCGCTCATCACTGGCAACCCAAGCGGCGCGAAGTACAAGCGTGCACCGCACTAACATGGGGAGCTACGTAACTTTGTAGTTAGGATTTCTTATTGTGACCGTTTCACACCGCATGGCAGTTGCAGGCATCATCGCTTGTGCACTTCTGACGGGGTGCGCTCCTCTGAATTCATTTGAGAATGAAGTGCTGCAGAGCGCGAAACGGGGCGAGAGTAACATCAAACTCCCTCAGCACGGGCCGGTAGACGCTTGGTCATCTGTTCTTGTGGTGTGCCCCTATGCAGACCTGTCGAAGATCGATAGCCCCTTTGCCGACGGGCTGCCTCATGCTGGGCCGTCGGAATCAATCCCAGAGTCCTCACAGTCCCTCATTTTCACCAATGGAAGCGAGACCGAGTCGCTCCAGTTGGATCGGGC
It encodes:
- a CDS encoding electron transfer flavoprotein subunit beta/FixA family protein, with the protein product MKLIVLVKEVPDTYGDRTLNLETGLADRGASESVLDEISERALEVALSYADGHEGTEITVLTLAPEGAVTTIRKALAMGAHGAIQIVDEALQGADLTLTAEALAAAIKRAGFDLVIAGNSSTDGSGGMVPAAIAEHLSVPLVSRVSTVEVADGAVSGVRSVDGGVQQVRAALPAVVSITEALPDPRFPNFKGIMAAKKKPLETLTLADLAVDAEDATVARSIMLTVAEKPARAAGIKISDEGDAGDKLADFLAENRLV
- a CDS encoding enoyl-CoA hydratase/isomerase family protein, encoding MTASVLLGIDAGIARITLNRPASLNAFDADMAHAWVAAVTDALAHPETRAIIIAAEGRAFCAGGDVRAMAEMPDREDALTSLAEVINVGLAALVESSIPVVAAAHGTTAGGGLGVLLASDYAVVGESSRVGALYAGVGLTPDLSVTALLARAVGERRALQLTLQDRLLPAKEAQEWGLVAEVVADDAVLERAETIARHWVDGAAYAYGQAKRLIRSQPSRSFREQLAEEARTIGATSVTAEAEKRIQAFAAR